The following are from one region of the Anguilla rostrata isolate EN2019 chromosome 7, ASM1855537v3, whole genome shotgun sequence genome:
- the LOC135260074 gene encoding WW domain-binding protein 1-like isoform X1, which yields MTVSPQNTDMTTISQGVEFQSAGSLPLIGSPKYCPGVKGNGGGYLCETGHCCGETGCCTYYYELWWFWLLWTVLIMFSCCCAYRHRRAKLRIQQQQRQREINLIAYHGACNYPTSMLDLSFLASFKLPSYEEVAAQPSTPPPPYSSVFAVQGGGGLYAHAGPSGLTSSQSSDNYTSCSCESCSGTSPCSTSFSAQVTYETDTSNATTPSEASDFQPLGPAPAAGSPAPASESPAPASESPAPPAGSPTLPQPPPPPAPAPAPLPPPAPSAPALPLADPPADSTGEGGPRVDESPSPKPTLSPPKHALFSPNVDFFEPDGRSPCASDADEEDVDADESQYRHRRLTGDSGIEVCRCQVESEEEEEEEEAEKGEGAGRSKAQAEGEGPHALHDSADCSQARASETRVSEECAGLCGPAPSPAPGPAPLKEEAVITVESA from the exons atGACAGTATCCCCACAGAATACGGACATGACAACCATTAGCCAG GGCGTGGAGTTCCAGAGTGCTGGTAGCCTGCCCCTGATTGGCAGCCCTAAGTATTGCCCCGGGGTCAAGGGCAACGGAGGGGGGTACCTCTGCGAGACCGGCCACTGCTGTGGAGAGACGGGCTGCTGCACCTACTACTACGAGCTCTGGT GGTTCTGGCTGCTCTGGACGGTCCTCATCATGTTCAGCTGCTGCTGTGCGTACCGCCACCGGAGAGCGAAGCTGCGGATCCAGCAGCAACAGAGACAGCGGGAGATCAACCTCATCGCCTACCACGGGGCCTGCAACTACCCCACGTCCATGCTGGACCTCA GTTTCTTGGCTTCGTTTAAGCTCCCGTCCTACGAGGAGGTGGCGGCCCAGCcgagcaccccccctcccccgtacAGCTCCGTGTTCGCggtgcagggggggggcgggctgtaCGCCCACGCCGGCCCCAGCGGCCTGACCTCCTCCCAGAGCTCCGACAACTACACCAGCTGCTCCTGCGAGTCCTGCTCGGGCACCTCCCCCTGCAGCACCTCCTTCTCCGCGCAGGTGACCTACGAGACCGACACCAGCAACGCCACCACGCCCAGCGAGGCCAGCGACTTCCAgcccctcggccccgcccccgcggccggaagccccgcccctgcttCCGAAAGCCCTGCCCCCGCTTCcgaaagccccgccccccctgccggaagtcccaccctgccccaacctccgccccctcccgctcctgctcccgctccccttcccccccctgccccgagCGCCCCCGCGCTCCCGCTCGCCGATCCCCCGGCAGACTCGACGGGAGAAGGAGGCCCGCGTGTGGACGAGAGCCCCTCCCCTAAGCCCACCCTGTCTCCGCCCAAACACGCCCTCTTCTCCCCCAACGTGGACTTCTTTGAGCCCGACGGCCGCTCGCCGTGCGCGTCCGACGCCGACGAGGAGGACGTGGACGCGGACGAGAGCCAGTACCGCCACCGCCGGCTCACCGGGGACTCCGGCATCGAGGTGTGCCGCTGCCAGGtggagagcgaggaagaggaagaggaggaggaggcggagaagggggagggggctgggcgGAGCAAGGCGCAggccgagggggaggggccccacGCGCTCCACGACAGCGCGGACTGCTCCCAGGCGCGGGCGAGCGAGACACGAGTGAGCGAGGAGTGTGCCGGCCTCTGTGGCCCCgcccctagccccgcccccggccccgccccgctcaaGGAGGAGGCCGTCATCACGGTGGAGTCCGCCTGA
- the LOC135260074 gene encoding WW domain-binding protein 1-like isoform X2 — translation MFSCCCAYRHRRAKLRIQQQQRQREINLIAYHGACNYPTSMLDLSFLASFKLPSYEEVAAQPSTPPPPYSSVFAVQGGGGLYAHAGPSGLTSSQSSDNYTSCSCESCSGTSPCSTSFSAQVTYETDTSNATTPSEASDFQPLGPAPAAGSPAPASESPAPASESPAPPAGSPTLPQPPPPPAPAPAPLPPPAPSAPALPLADPPADSTGEGGPRVDESPSPKPTLSPPKHALFSPNVDFFEPDGRSPCASDADEEDVDADESQYRHRRLTGDSGIEVCRCQVESEEEEEEEEAEKGEGAGRSKAQAEGEGPHALHDSADCSQARASETRVSEECAGLCGPAPSPAPGPAPLKEEAVITVESA, via the exons ATGTTCAGCTGCTGCTGTGCGTACCGCCACCGGAGAGCGAAGCTGCGGATCCAGCAGCAACAGAGACAGCGGGAGATCAACCTCATCGCCTACCACGGGGCCTGCAACTACCCCACGTCCATGCTGGACCTCA GTTTCTTGGCTTCGTTTAAGCTCCCGTCCTACGAGGAGGTGGCGGCCCAGCcgagcaccccccctcccccgtacAGCTCCGTGTTCGCggtgcagggggggggcgggctgtaCGCCCACGCCGGCCCCAGCGGCCTGACCTCCTCCCAGAGCTCCGACAACTACACCAGCTGCTCCTGCGAGTCCTGCTCGGGCACCTCCCCCTGCAGCACCTCCTTCTCCGCGCAGGTGACCTACGAGACCGACACCAGCAACGCCACCACGCCCAGCGAGGCCAGCGACTTCCAgcccctcggccccgcccccgcggccggaagccccgcccctgcttCCGAAAGCCCTGCCCCCGCTTCcgaaagccccgccccccctgccggaagtcccaccctgccccaacctccgccccctcccgctcctgctcccgctccccttcccccccctgccccgagCGCCCCCGCGCTCCCGCTCGCCGATCCCCCGGCAGACTCGACGGGAGAAGGAGGCCCGCGTGTGGACGAGAGCCCCTCCCCTAAGCCCACCCTGTCTCCGCCCAAACACGCCCTCTTCTCCCCCAACGTGGACTTCTTTGAGCCCGACGGCCGCTCGCCGTGCGCGTCCGACGCCGACGAGGAGGACGTGGACGCGGACGAGAGCCAGTACCGCCACCGCCGGCTCACCGGGGACTCCGGCATCGAGGTGTGCCGCTGCCAGGtggagagcgaggaagaggaagaggaggaggaggcggagaagggggagggggctgggcgGAGCAAGGCGCAggccgagggggaggggccccacGCGCTCCACGACAGCGCGGACTGCTCCCAGGCGCGGGCGAGCGAGACACGAGTGAGCGAGGAGTGTGCCGGCCTCTGTGGCCCCgcccctagccccgcccccggccccgccccgctcaaGGAGGAGGCCGTCATCACGGTGGAGTCCGCCTGA